TTCTCGTACAGCAGGAAGCCCTTGGGGATGGCGACCGTCGTGGCCGCCGCGGGGGCGGTGACGGTCGCCCCTGCGGCCAGAACGGCGAGGGCGAGCGTTATGATCTTCTTCATCGAATCAAACCTCCTGGGTGATCCGATGCTTCACGACCACGAAAGGTTTACGCGCGCCCCAGACGTCTGAGAAGAAGCACCGAGGGCACCGGCCTGGCGCCCATCCTGCGGACCGACTCGGCCACCTCGCGATCCGAGGAGACCACCGCGACCGCGCGCCCCGTGGGCTCGGCGCGGACCAACTGGCGGATCAGGTCGTCGGCGATCTGGTTCGGGGCGCTGAACAGCACGCGCACCCCCCTGGGCGCCGAGACCGGGACCGGCCCGTTCAGCTCGGCGCCGTCGAAGACACAGGTCAGCTCGGTACGGGTCTGCGCGTAGAGCGCGCCGAGACCGGTGAGGAGGCGGCTGCGCTGGTCGGCCAGGGTGAACGTGCCGTAACCGGTCTTGGTCACGTTGTAGCCGTCGACGATCAGGTGGATCTGCGGCAGCGCGAGCAGCTGGTCGAGCAGGGCGGGGTCGTCGTCGGCGAGCGCCCGCGCGGGAACCGCCTGGACCCCCTGCCTGCCGGGCGCCACCGAGGCCACCGAGTCGGCGGGACGGTGGATGCCCGAGGGCAGGGCGAGCTCCCTGCGCAGCCCGGCGGCGGCGTCCTGCAGGGCGTCGAGCAGCATCCGGACCTTGGTGTCCTCCACGCTGCGGCCCTCGCGGGCGGCCCTGCGCGTCGACTCCAGCTGCCGCTCGGCGTCGGCCAGCCGCTCGCGCAGGCGGCGCAGCTCGCTCTCCACCGTGTTCCCCGCCGAGAGCGCGCCGGCCCTCACCTCGTCGGCCATCTCCTGGGCGGCGGCGGCGCGCGCCTCGGCCGCCCTGGTCCGCTCGCGGGCGTCGTGCAGCCTGCGGCGCAGGTCGGAGACCTCCGAACGCGAGGTCTTGAGCTGCTCGCGCAGCCGCTCGGACTCCTCCTTGGCCGCGGTCTTCTGGGCGGCCAGCTGCTCGCGCAGCCGGGAGACCGTCTGCTCCTGTGCGGAGCCCTCGGCCACGGCGACCGACCGCTCAAGGTCGGCGCGGGCCACCTCCACCATGTCCGCCCAGCCCGGCGGCCGGGTCAGGTAGGCGGCGGCGGCCACCATGACGGGCTCGGCCGCCGGTGGGACCGTGCCCTCGGCAAGGCTCGCGACCAGCTCGGGCCAGCCCGCGGTCAGCGTCTCGGCGACCAGCTCGCGGAACTTCTTGTCGGTCTCCAGCTGCGCGGCGATCGGGGCACTGCCCAGCTTGGCCCGCTTGCGGGGCTCGAACCTGGCGATCCCCTTCAGCGGCAGCGGCACCGAGGCGGCGGGCATCGAACCGAGAATCTGGGAGGCCAGCTCCACGACATGTAAGCGGACCTGCTCGGGTAACGGACGAGACAGGCCCTCTCCGGCTGAACTCATCACGGCCCCTACTCGGATCGGTCTTCACGTCAAGGGTACGGCTACCGCACCCTGACCCCGACCTGACCGTAAGTCGACCGGCGGCCGACGGGGCCGTGAACGCTCTGTGGACAAGCGCTTGCTGGTGGGTTACGACTGTGCGGATCGACTTGTGACGCACGCCACCCGGGAGAGCGCGATGGACGAGCCGAAGAACGAGCGCGGCCGGCAGGCCGAGGGCATGCGGACATCGACCCGCGACCTCGGAGCGTTACGGGAGCGGATGCGCTCCTGGCTCGGCGCGAGGGTGGGGTCCCCCGTCACGGTCTCCCCGCTGTCCCGTCCCTCGGGCAACGGCCTGTCCAGCGAGACCCTGCTCTTCGACGCCTCCTGGACCTCCGCCGAGGGCGGGCACGACGTCCGGTGCGTCGCCAGGATGGCCCCGGCGAGCGAGGCGGTGCCGGTCTTCCCTGGCTACGACCTCGGCAGGCAGTTCGAGGTCATGCGGATGGCGAGGGAGCGCGCGGGCGTGCTCGCGCCCCGGACCCTGTGGTACGAGCCCGACCCCGGGCCCCTGGGCGCCCCGTTCTTCGTGATGGAGCGGCTCACCGGCGACGTGCCGCCGGACCTGATGCCCTACACCTTCGGGAGCTGGCTGCTGGACGCCTCCCCCGCCGACCGCGACCGGCTGCAGCGAAGCAGCGTCGAGATCCTGACCACGCTGCACGACGCCCCGTTCACCGCCGGGGAGCTGCGCCCCCTGGAGATCCCCGGGACGGGCGGGACGGCGCTGCGCAGGCACGTCGAGGACCAGCGGGCCTACTACGAGTGGGCGCACGGCTCCATGCCCATCCCACTGCTGGAGCGGACCTTCGGCTGGCTGGAGGAGCACTGGCCCGCCGACCCGGGACCCGACGTGCTGAACTGGGGTGACGCCCGCATCGGCAACGTGATGTACCGGGACTTCACCCCGGTGGCGGTGCTCGACTGGGAGATGGCCGCGGTCGCCCCCCGTGAGCTGGACATCTCCTGGATGATCTTCCTGCACGCCTTCTTCCAGGACATCACCGAGATCATGGAACTGCCGGGGATGCCGGACTTCATGCGGCGCGAGGATGTCTGCCAGACGTACCACGAAATAACGGGATACAAGCCTCGGGACATGGAGTTCTACGAGACGTACGCCGCCCTCAGGCACGGCATCATCATGGCCCGCGTCGAGCACCGCCGGATCCACTTCGGCGAGCAGGCCATGCCCGGCGACCCCGACGACCCCGACGACCTGGTGATGCACCGGGCCACCCTCGAGCGGATGCTGGACGGGAGTCACTGGGGCTGAGGGCGCCAGGGAGCCCCCTCCCGGACGCGTGGATACCGCGGGTTCTCCCGGCGCCCGGCGCGCACCGGCCAGGGAAGGGGGCGGTGCGGTAAATGTCGGTCGAGGCTTCTAAGGTCGTGAATCGTGGACTACGCCGTGCAGGGAACACTCGACGAGCTGGGCACCCCGCTCAGCCAGATCACCTTCGTCGTGTTCGACCTGGAGACCACCGGCGTCTCGGCGGGCGAGCACGCGATCACCGAGATCGGGGCGGTCAAGGTCAGGGGCGGCGAGGTGCTCGGCGAGTTCGCCACCCTGGTCGACCCCGGCTCGCCGATCCCGCCGTTCATCTCGGTGCTGACCGGCATCACCGACAGCATGGTGGTGGCGGCGCCGAGGATCGAGTCGGTGCTGCCGTCCTTCCTGGAGTTCGCCGCGGGCTCCACCCTCGTGGCGCACAACGCTGGGTTCGACCTGGGGTTCGTCAGGGCGGCCTGCGCCGCGCACGGCTATCCCCCGCCGGCCCACCAGGTGGTCGACACCGTCGACCTGGCCCGCAAGCTGCTGACCCGCGACGAGGCACCCAACTGCAAGCTGTCCACGCTGGCCAGGATCTTCAGTGGCACCGAGCCCTGCCACCGGGCGCTCGCCGACGCGCGGGCCACCGTCGACGTGCTGCACGCCCTGCTGGAGCGGGCGGGTTCCTTCGGGGTGCGGACGCTGGAGGAGCTCAAGGGCTTCGTCCGCGCGCCCACCCCCGAGCAGCGCCGCAAGCGGCACCTGGCCGACTCGGTGCCGGCGGGTCCCGGCGTCTACGTGTTCGAGGACGAGGGCGGCGACCCTCTCTACGTCGGCAAGAGCACCAACCTGCGCAACCGCGTGCGCGGTTACTTCACCGCGAGCGAGACCAGGCCCCGCGTCCGCGAGATGATCGGCATCGCCGCGCGGGTCAGGTCCATCGCCTGCGCGACCTCGCTGGAGGCCGAGGTCAGGGAGCTGCGGCTGATCGGCTCGGCCAAGCCCCGCTACAACCGCAGGTCGCGCTTCCCCGAGAAGATGTTCTGGCTCAAGCTGACCGACGAGCTGTTCCCCCGCCTGTCGGTCGTCCGCGAGGTCAAGGACGACGAGGCCTCCTACCTGGGCCCGTTCAACAGCACCCGCGCCGCCGAGGACGCCCGCACGGCCCTGCACGAGACGGTCCCGCTGCGGCAGTGCACCGAGCGGATCACCCCGCGCACCAGGCGGTCCGCCTGCGCCCTCGCCGAGATCGGGAAGTGCGGGGCGCCCTGCGAGGGCCGCCAGAGCCCCGGCGAGTACGCCGTGCACGTCGTGGCGGCCCGCCGGGCGATGGAGCTGGACGCGGCCCCGGTCTTCTCCGCGATCGAGGCCAGGATGGAGCGCCTGGCCCTGGACCAGCGCTACGAGGAGGCCGCCGCCGACCGCGACCGGCTCGCCTCCTACGTCCGCACCTCGGCCCGCATGCAGCGGCTGCGGTCACTGACCGCGATCTCCCAGATGGTCGCCGCCGCCCCCCAGCCGGGCGGTGCCTGGGAGATCCACGTCATCCGGTACGGGCGGCTCGCCTCGGCCGGGGTGATGCCCAAGGGCGCCCACCCCACCCCGTTCGTCGAGGCGCTGACCGCCACCGCGGAGACGGTGCAGCCGGGGCCGGGGCCGGTCCACGCGGCGAGCGCCGAGGAGACCGAGTGCGTCCTGCGCTGGCTGGAGTCGCCGGGGGTGCGGCTGGTGCAGGTGGAGGGCACCTGGAGCCTGCCCGTGTCCGGCGCGGGGCGGCTCAAGGCCCGCATCGACCGCGCCTACCGGACGGCCGAGCCGCGCCGGGCACGTGAGGGCCGCCCGCTGGGCTGACGGCCGCGCTGATAGCTTCTGAGGCGGCAAGCCGCACTCAACGAGGAGGAAGCTCGTGGTCACCGCGATCGTTCACATCAACGCCGAGGTGGGCCGGATCCCCGAGGTCGCCCAGACGGTCGCCGAGATCGACGGGGTGAGCGAGGTCTACTCCATAACCGGGGAGTACGACCTGATGGCCATGGTCCGCGTCACCTCCTACGAGGAGATCGCCGAGGTCGTCCCCGGCCGGATCAACAAGGTCGACGGGGTGCTGCACACCGAGACCCACGTCGCCTTCCGGGCCTACTCACGGCACGACCTGGACGCCGCCTTCTCGATCGGCCTCGGCGAGTCCGACTGACCCCGGCCCGGCGGGTCCGGCGGCGCCGAGGTCCCTTCTTCTCCGGTACGGGTGAAACCGGCTTCTCCGGTACGGGTGAAACCGGCGCGCGAGGCGGGTCCGGCGTCGCCCCCCTCACCCGCGCCTGCGGGACCCCGGTGCGGCCCGACGGGCGTGTCTCCCTCGCCCGTGCGGCCTCCCACCTCGCCCGCGGTGGGCAGCCGCGCCCGCACCTCGAACCCCCCTCCGGGCAGGGTCCCGGCCGCCAGTGTCCCGCCGAACAGGAGGGCCCGCTCGCGCATGCCGAGCAGGCCGTGCCCCGCGGCCGCCGAGGGGGCGGTCCTGCCGTCGTCCCGTACGAGGACGTCGAGGAAGCCCGGCCGCCAGCGCAGCGTGACGCGGGCCGAGCGGGCACCGGCGTGCCGCAGGGTGTTGCCGAGCGCCTCCTGGACGATCCGGTAGGCCACCAGTTCGAGGGCGAGCCCGACCTCGGCGGGCCTGCCGTCCTCCATCACGTCCACCCGCAGACCCTGCTCCCTGACCCCGGCGAGCAGGTCGCGGAGGTCGGACAGCCTGGGCTGGGGCGTCCTGCCGGTCGAGGGGCCGTCGAGGTCGAGCAGCGACAGGGTGCGCTGGAGCTCGACGAGCGCCTGGCGCCCCGACTCCTCGGCCACCCGCAGGGTCTGCCTGGCCCGTTCGGGATCCTTGTCCATGATCATTCGTCCGGCGCCCACCTTGAGCGTCATCATGCTGACCCCGTGGGCGACGACGTCGTGCAGCTCGCGGGCGATGCGCGCCCGCCTCTCGGCGAGCTGGGCACCGGCCAGCGCCTTCCCCTGGTCGGCGAACCTGGCCTCCCAGGACCTGAGCCTCAGCAGCAGAAGTCTGCGCTCCCACACCAGGCTCGCCACGGCCGCGCACAGTACGAGCGCCGCGTACGACAGCAGGATGGGGAACATCTGCTCGGTCAGGGGGTCAGCACGCCACATGGCCGCAATCTAGAACGGCTCTCCCAAGCGATACATCCTCTCTTGGGCGGATCTTCCATCCGCCCCGGAGGGGAGGACCTCCGGGGCCGTGGCCCCGGAGGCCACGCGTCGGGACGGCTTCCCCGCCCGGACCCCGGCCGCGCTCCCCAAGACCGCCGGGACGTGTCAGGACGGTCTCCGGGAACGCGGGC
This region of Streptosporangium sp. NBC_01495 genomic DNA includes:
- a CDS encoding NYN domain-containing protein, with the protein product MSSAGEGLSRPLPEQVRLHVVELASQILGSMPAASVPLPLKGIARFEPRKRAKLGSAPIAAQLETDKKFRELVAETLTAGWPELVASLAEGTVPPAAEPVMVAAAAYLTRPPGWADMVEVARADLERSVAVAEGSAQEQTVSRLREQLAAQKTAAKEESERLREQLKTSRSEVSDLRRRLHDARERTRAAEARAAAAQEMADEVRAGALSAGNTVESELRRLRERLADAERQLESTRRAAREGRSVEDTKVRMLLDALQDAAAGLRRELALPSGIHRPADSVASVAPGRQGVQAVPARALADDDPALLDQLLALPQIHLIVDGYNVTKTGYGTFTLADQRSRLLTGLGALYAQTRTELTCVFDGAELNGPVPVSAPRGVRVLFSAPNQIADDLIRQLVRAEPTGRAVAVVSSDREVAESVRRMGARPVPSVLLLRRLGRA
- a CDS encoding phosphotransferase family protein — encoded protein: MTHATRESAMDEPKNERGRQAEGMRTSTRDLGALRERMRSWLGARVGSPVTVSPLSRPSGNGLSSETLLFDASWTSAEGGHDVRCVARMAPASEAVPVFPGYDLGRQFEVMRMARERAGVLAPRTLWYEPDPGPLGAPFFVMERLTGDVPPDLMPYTFGSWLLDASPADRDRLQRSSVEILTTLHDAPFTAGELRPLEIPGTGGTALRRHVEDQRAYYEWAHGSMPIPLLERTFGWLEEHWPADPGPDVLNWGDARIGNVMYRDFTPVAVLDWEMAAVAPRELDISWMIFLHAFFQDITEIMELPGMPDFMRREDVCQTYHEITGYKPRDMEFYETYAALRHGIIMARVEHRRIHFGEQAMPGDPDDPDDLVMHRATLERMLDGSHWG
- a CDS encoding DEDD exonuclease domain-containing protein produces the protein MDYAVQGTLDELGTPLSQITFVVFDLETTGVSAGEHAITEIGAVKVRGGEVLGEFATLVDPGSPIPPFISVLTGITDSMVVAAPRIESVLPSFLEFAAGSTLVAHNAGFDLGFVRAACAAHGYPPPAHQVVDTVDLARKLLTRDEAPNCKLSTLARIFSGTEPCHRALADARATVDVLHALLERAGSFGVRTLEELKGFVRAPTPEQRRKRHLADSVPAGPGVYVFEDEGGDPLYVGKSTNLRNRVRGYFTASETRPRVREMIGIAARVRSIACATSLEAEVRELRLIGSAKPRYNRRSRFPEKMFWLKLTDELFPRLSVVREVKDDEASYLGPFNSTRAAEDARTALHETVPLRQCTERITPRTRRSACALAEIGKCGAPCEGRQSPGEYAVHVVAARRAMELDAAPVFSAIEARMERLALDQRYEEAAADRDRLASYVRTSARMQRLRSLTAISQMVAAAPQPGGAWEIHVIRYGRLASAGVMPKGAHPTPFVEALTATAETVQPGPGPVHAASAEETECVLRWLESPGVRLVQVEGTWSLPVSGAGRLKARIDRAYRTAEPRRAREGRPLG
- a CDS encoding Lrp/AsnC family transcriptional regulator; its protein translation is MVTAIVHINAEVGRIPEVAQTVAEIDGVSEVYSITGEYDLMAMVRVTSYEEIAEVVPGRINKVDGVLHTETHVAFRAYSRHDLDAAFSIGLGESD
- a CDS encoding sensor histidine kinase translates to MWRADPLTEQMFPILLSYAALVLCAAVASLVWERRLLLLRLRSWEARFADQGKALAGAQLAERRARIARELHDVVAHGVSMMTLKVGAGRMIMDKDPERARQTLRVAEESGRQALVELQRTLSLLDLDGPSTGRTPQPRLSDLRDLLAGVREQGLRVDVMEDGRPAEVGLALELVAYRIVQEALGNTLRHAGARSARVTLRWRPGFLDVLVRDDGRTAPSAAAGHGLLGMRERALLFGGTLAAGTLPGGGFEVRARLPTAGEVGGRTGEGDTPVGPHRGPAGAGEGGDAGPASRAGFTRTGEAGFTRTGEEGTSAPPDPPGRGQSDSPRPIEKAASRSCRE